CGGGCATGATCGGCTTGGTCAAAAAGAGTTGAAAGCCGGCCGCCATACAGGCGTCGCGGTCTTCGCTGCGAGCGCAGGCGGTCAGCGCGGCGGCCGGAAAATCAGGATCGCGATCGCGAATCTTGGTGAGCGTCGCCAGGCCATCAAGTTTCGGCATGCAGATATCAAGAATCGCCAGGTCGAACTGGGCTGGATCGAACACGGCGACCGCCTCTTCACCGTCGCACACCTGGGTCACGTCGGCGCCGCCGCTTGAGAGGATAATCTCCAGCAGTTGACGATTGAGCTCGTTATCTTCGGCAACCAAAATGCGAAGGCCCGCCAAGATCGTCCTTTGGGTGATTTCCGTTTGCATCTGTGTGACCATTTACAGGAACTGCGATACCCTATGTCCGTCGCTGAAATCTAGTACGCAAAATCTCAGATCTCCGTTGGATTGCGCAATTCCGCAGCTCGATTGAAGCAATCTGCGCTAAACCGACATCGAATGGTCGCATAACCGGTTCCACGTACGCGATTTGTCGGTCCAGATCAAACGGTTGCCCGCATTGGCGATGCCTCTTTCGCGCAAAGCCAGAACGACTTCGCGGGCCGCTTCAGACGGCTCTAATCCTACGGACAACACCGTTGGTCCCGAGAAATTGTCAGGCGTCGCCAGCAGCAAAACGGGGTCGCCGGGCAGGTCGGCGAACAGCCGGGCCAGCTTCTCGTTTTCGCTTTGGTTGCGCCCGCTGATCACCAGGCCGCGATTTTCGATCCAGCGCTGCCGCGGAAACTCGAACAACCCTGGCAACAGCCACTCGCGCGGTAGACGTGAGACGAGCGCCGGTCGCACGCGTCCGCCATACGCCGGATCGACCAATCGGCACCGCGCGGCGCCTTTCTCGCTGCCGGTCAGGCCGAACCGCTTGGCGAGTTCGCGAATCTTCCGGCGGCCGCTGCCATGGATCGCGCAGAGCCGATCGCGATTGAGCAAACCGTTGGTCTCGGGCAAGGTGGGCGAGAGCAACCGCGCCGACAGCGGACGAACCAACCGCCCCGGGATGCCGGCATGATGCTCCATCATTTCGAGATGAGCCCGCTTCTGTCCCATCACCTTTTGTCCCAGGACTTCGCCGGTGACGATAAAGTCAGCGTCCAGCTGTTTCATTAGCGCGACCGCCGCGGCCAACATCGCCAGGCGGCAATCGCAGCAAGGGTTGGCGCCTTTGCCATAGCCAAACCGCGGGCGTGCGAGCAGCTGCAGATAGTCGGTCGGCGTCGGCTGAATGAGATGCAGCGGCACTTGCAGCTGGTCGGCTGAAAGCTGGGCCGCCGCGGCAATCGGCGAAAAGGGAGTGGCGTAGGCGACGGCGTCGACCTCGATCCCTTGCGACTTGACCAGGGCGGCGGCGACGGCGCCATCGAGATCCCCAGAGATTAAAGCGACGCAGCGCGGCATCGGGCGAACTACTCGGTGATATGTTCGGCCGGGCCACCCTCGATTTCGCACAAGGCGTTTTCGGCAGCCCGCTGCTCCGCTTCCTTCTTGTTGCGTCCCCATGCGGCGCCATAGCGGACGCCGGCGACTTGGGCGGCAACCTGAAAGCACTTGCTATGGTCTGGCCCTTTTTCGTCAAGCAGCAAGTAGCTGGGCGTCGCGCCATGTTCGCGCTGAGCGTACTGCTGTAGGGCCGATTTGAAGTTGGCGCCGGCTTCGCCGGAGACGGCCGCTTCGATCTCGTCTTCCAGGTTCCGCATGACGAACTCTTCGGCCGCCTTCGGTCCGCCATCCAAATAGATGGCGGCGATGATCGCCTCGAAGACGTCCGCCAACAGCGACGGCGGAACCGACGGGCTCGACGACATCCCTTTGCCGACAATCAGGAACTCTTCCAGTCCCAGCTCTCGACTTAGCTTGGCGCAGGTCAGGCGACTGACCACGACCGATTTGATCCGCGTCAGGTCTCCCTCTAGAAAGTTGGTGTAGCGTAGGAACAACGCTTCACACACGACGCTACCGAGAATGGCGTCGCCGAGGAACTCCAGACGTTCGTTGCTTTCCAGCCGATGACTTGCCCCCGAGGCGTGCGTCAAGGCCGACTTCAGCAGTGATTTTTCTTGAAACCAATAGCCGATCCTCTCCTCACATCTTTCGATGGAGTCGTCCGATCGACTTAGCGTTTCGGAGGATTCGCTCATTGCGGACCTAGTTTTCGCCGGTTGCGGCGTTTCCTCCGTTGCGACCACGATATCGATGGGGTGACCCGTGGGCGGAACGCAGAGAACGCAAAAAATGGATGCTATCAGAGCATCTGTAAGTCTAATTGTCCTAAATGATAGCGTCAATTGTGATTGCGCCCCAGAAATTGTCGACGCTCCCTGATTTTTTCGGATTTGCCCCGGGGTGAACGAATCGGAGCAGGCAAGGTAGATTAGAAGCTCCTGACCTCTTATACGATGAAACGGCGCCATGATGAACCTGCTCTACCTGCCGGAACTCCGCGAAATGCTGGCCGAAAACGACCATGAAGGTCTGTTGGAATTCTGCACCGCGCTGCACCCTGCGCGGACCGCCGAGTTCATGGAAGCCCTTACCGCAGAAGAGGTTTGGAACGTTCTCCGCCACGCCGATACCCAGCTGGCCAGCGAGATCTTCGCCTATTTCGAACACCCGTTTCAGGTCGAGATCATCGAGTCGCGGGACCCCGCAGAGGTCGCCGAGATGATCTCCTGCATGTCGGCCGACGACCGGGTCGACCTCCTCTCAGGCGTCGAGGACGAGACGGTCAACGCCATTTTGGCCCTCCTCTCGCTGGAAGAACGCCGCGATTTTCATCGCCTGGCCCGCTATCCCGAAGGGGTCGCCGGGGCGATCATGACGACCGAAGTCGCCCGGCTGCCCGAGATTCTGACCGTCCGCCAGGCCTTGGACGAGATCATGCGCCAGGCCGAAAACCTGGAAACGATCTACTACGTCTACGTGACCGACGACAACGATCGGCTGCACGGCGTCGTCTCGACCCGGCAGTTAGTGTCGTCGCTGGGCAAGCCCGACCGGAAGCTGTCAGAGCTGATGGAGCCCGAGGTGATTCACGCCCAGGTGACCGAAGACCAGGAAGAAGTGTTGCGGAAGATGGCCGACTACGACTTGTTGGCGATTCCGGTGGTCGACGACACGCTGCAACTGGTCGGCATCATCACGCACGACGATATTCTCGACGTCGTCTTGGAAGAGGCCGAAGAAGACGCCTACCGCGCGGCGGCGGTCGAACCGCTCGAAGAGTCGTACCTGCAAACGCCGGTCTTAACCCTGAGCTGGAAACGTGGCGTCTGGCTGACGATCCTGTTTGGCGGGGCCTTGCTGACGGTGATGACGCTCAGCCAGTTTGAAGAAGAGCTGAACAAGTACGCCTGGCTGGTGCCGTTTATTCCGCTGGTGATCTCGACCGGCGGCAACACCGGCAATCAATCGGCGACGCTGATCATCATGGCCCTGAACAAGGGAGACGTCTCGATCTACGATTGGCTGACGGTCCTGCGGCGCGAAATGCTAATGGGCCTGATCCTCGGCAGCTTGCTCTGCGTCTTCGGTTTCGGCATCGCCATGATCGAGGCGCCCTCGCTATGGGCGGCGCTGGTGGTGCCGATCACGGTGATCGTCGTGGTACTGGCCGGAACGATCGTCGGCTCAATGCTGCCGCTACTATTCAAGAGCTTGAACCTCGACCCGGCGCTAATGAGCAACCCCTTCGTCGCCGGCGTGATCGACCTGGTCGGGATTCTGATCTATATGTCGGTCACGATTTTGTTACTGGGCGAGTAAGCGATCGCCAAGAATAGTAGCCCGAAGAAAAGCGGAGAGCCGAAAGTGGCGGGAAGCTAACTACGTCGAACGTCATTTCGCTTCGTAGGCTGGGTCGAGACCCAGCTTGATGCGGCAAGAAGCGAAGGCGCGATCATCGCGGCGATGAAGTTCTGCTGGGTCTCGACCCAGCCTATGGCGGCTAAAATTCTGTGAGCGCAGGTTCGTGGTCCGCATAGCGGACCCTACGCCGGTGATCGATTTCTCGCCTCTTAGACGTTCAGCGCCGGTTGCCCGACATACAGCTGCAGGATCTGGCTTTGCACTTTGATCGCGCGGATCAGCACCCAGATCTGGTCCGGCGAAAACGAACGAGGGTCGGAGGTTGACAGTTCGTCCAGCTCGGCCGTCATGGCGGCGTGTTGGTCAGTGGCGGCCTGCAGCTTCAGCCCGACTTCTTTCCAGACCGTCGTCAGCAGCTGATCATCTGCCAGGTGCTCGGTATCTTTCACCGAGTTTGACAACAACAGGCACAAGCGGGCGACGTCTTTCACGTTCGCACTAGGCTGCAGGGTTTGGATACGTTCGGCAAGGTCTTGACAAGATACGTTCATGGCTTTGGGTCCAGCCGGATCAGAAGAGATTGCAACGTGCCCGCGTTCGGGCATACCAAACTTTAGCTCAGTCTGCCGTGCAGTTCTGACAAAATTCGTGGCTGAAGGGAAGCGGCCCGGCACATTCGTTACGACCGCGCCAACAGGTCGTTATAAAAGCGCGCAATCTGCGAGGTCGACTTGCCGGGTGTGAAGAGACCGCAGCGCGCTTGCGCCTTTCTACCAAGCTGCGCACGATAGGCGGGGTCAAAAATCAGCCGATCGAGCGCCCTCGCCATGGCGTCGACGTCGTCGATCGGCACGATCTCGGCCGCGTCGTCCCCAAAGATCTCGCGCGTTCCACCCGCGCTGGTCGCTACAACCGGCAAACCTGTCGCGGCCGCTTCCAGCAACACTCGCCCCAGCGGCTCTTGCCGGGCGGCGTGCACCAACGCCGTCAACTCGCGCAGCAACTGCGGCAGGTCATGACGAAACGGCAAAAACGTCACGTCGGCAGTCTGTCTCCGCTCGGCGACTATCTGCCGCAGCGACGCTTCGTACTCGATCGCTTCGTCCTTTTGCGAAAAGCGATCGCCGATCACCAGCAGATGGGCCTGGCCGTTACTGGTAAACGCCTGCAGCGCGATCTCGATCCCTTTTCGCATCCCGATCTGGCCGATGATCGCGAACAGTTGTTTCTCGCGCGGCAGGTTCAGCTCGCGATGCAAATAACCAGTTGGCTCGCCGGGGAAGAAAACGGTCGTGGCGACGCCGTTGTAAATCACCCGCGTCGACTCGTCTAACAATCCTTGCGACACGTGAAAGTCGAGGGTCGCGTGGGAAACGGCGATTCGCCCGTCCAGCTGGTTCAGGTCGGTGATGACGCGGCGGTTGAGCTTGAGAATGTCGCGCAGATGGCCGACCTTGATCACGTCCGGCGTTTCGACCGGCCCCAGCACGCGACTCATCGACAAGCTGTTGGCGTGCACGATGTCGGCGCGATGACGCGCGACTAGTTGCGGCAGTTCCGCACGCAACGCTTCCAGCGGACGCTTCCGCCCTGCCCCATCGGCCACGTCCCAGGCGTCATACTCGGCGCCAGTTTTCCTGACGCGGGCCGCCAAGTCTCCAGCGGACGGTCCCAACACGATCGGTCGCCACCCGACCGACATCACGTAGGGAAGAATCGAAAGCAGCGAGTTCTCGCCCCCGTTCAGCGTCCCGTATTCGCACAGATAGAGAATCGACCGCATGCTGGCCTCGGTCGGAAGTATTTATCGAGACGAATTCGATCGTAGCCCGAGGCGCAAGCCGAGGGAATGTGCGTGGGTCAGACGATCGGTCGGATTAGCGACTCGGACTTGGAAGCAGGGATGCGACGCTCGTTGGACGGCTCGACCGCATTCCCTCGCTGGCGCTGCGGGCTAGCGTCCTGATCACTCGGCGTTTCTTCATAGGGTCCGCTATGCGGACCAAGGAAGCGCTAACCAAGATCGACGTCCACTTGCAGGTTCGTGGTCCGCACAGCGGACCCTACGCCCATGAATTTGATCGCTCATTACAGCTGCCCGTACTTGGTCAGCGTCGCCCGCAGTTGCGTTTCTTCGCTCGCTTCCAGGTTGGTCATCGGCAGGCGAAGTTCGCCGGTGTCGCGGCCGAGCATCTTCATCGCCGCTTTGATCGGAATTGGGTTGGTCGACAGGCCGAGCAGTTCGCGGCAGAGCCCGAAGAGCTTGAAGTGTCGCTCTTGGGCTTCGGCCAGGTTGCCAGCCGCCATCGCCTTGACCATCGCAACCAGATCTTGCGGCACGATGTTGCCGACGACCGAGATCACCCCTTCGCCCCCGACCGACATCATCGGAATCGTCATGCTGTCGTCGCCGCTAAGGACCGTCAAGTCGGTCCGCTCTAGCACCTGCGACGTTTGATCCATCGAACCAGTCGCATCTTTGACCAGGGCGATGTTCTTCAGCTCGGCCAGCTTGGCGATCGTGCAGGGCTCGATGTTCTTGGCGGCGCGGCCCGGGATGTTGTAGACGCAAATCGGCACGTCGACCGCTTCGGCAACCGCTTTGAAATGTTCGTAGAAGCCGTTCTGAGTCGGCTTGTTGTAGTACGGAGCGACCATCAGCGCCGCGTCGGCGCCTTCCTGGGCGGCCCACATCGTCAGCCGCAGCGCTTCGGCCGTGCTGTTGGATCCGGTCCCCGGCATGATCTTGACGCGACCAGCGGCCGTTTCGATCACCGAGCTGATCACTCGCTCGTGCTCTTCGTGCGACAGCGTCGGCGATTCGCCGGTAGTGCCGACCGGGCAGAGACCGGTGACGCCGGCCGCGATCTGAAATTCGACTTGCTCTTTCAAGCGATCGTAGTCCACATTGCCGTCCTTGAACGGAGTGACAATTGCAGTCCAGACGCCAGCAAATTCAGAACCTTTTCGCGACATACCACTACCTGAGTCGAACGGAAACAACAGAAATACGTAATACAAATATGTCCCACACAGCCCGCTTCGACAACCGGGGGGCGGGGTAAGCGGCGGAACTAGGAAACGCAGGTCAAAACCTTGGTAGGGTGGGTGCAGCGAGCGAATCCAGGCCTGGCCTCGCCGCGTTGTTACGACCGATCGCGTAACCCACCTTTGGCTTGCACGCATTTGATGGGTTACGCAAGCGATTTCGCCAAACCACCCGGAGCGACGCTATTTGGCGCGCGCTCCACCCACTCTACGTCGGATCACTGCTCTACGTCGTGATCAAACCGGTAATCAACCGTTTCATATCATGCACGGCTTGTTCCATGCCGACCATCATCGCCCGAGCAATGATGCTATGGCCGATGTTCAGCTCGCGCATTTTGGGGATCGCGGCGACCGGCAGGACGTTGCTGTAGGTCAGGCCGTGGCCAGCCAGCAGTTCCATCCCCAGATCGCAGATCTGCTGCCCGGCGTGGGTCAGTTTTTCCAGCTCTTTCTCCCGGGCGGCGCCTTGGGTCAGCGCGTATTGCCCGGTGTGCAGTTCGACCGAGGTCGCCCCCAGTTTGCGGGCCATCACCAGCTGAGCCGGTTCGGGATCGAGAAACAGGCTGACCGCGATTCCGGCGTCTTGCAGCCGATGAATCGCCGCTTTGTTCTTTTCGGGGCTGCGGAGCAGGTCGAGCCCCCCTTCGGTCGTCACTTCTTCGCGCCGCTCGGGAACCAGGGTCGCCTGGTCCGGCTTCACCTCGCAGGCGAGCTTCAACACATCCTCGGCGGTCGCCAGCTCCAAATTGACCTTTACCTTGGCGGTCTCGCGGATGATCCGTAGGTCGCGATCCTGAATATGGCGGCGATCTTCGCGCAGGTGGAGCGTGATGCAGTCGGCGCCCCCGATCTCGGCTAGCGCCGCGGCCCACACCGGATCAGGCTCGTTGGTCCGACGGGCCTGCCGCACGGTGGCGACATGGTCAATATTGACTCCCAAATTGGGCATGGGACAGCACCCTTCCAGTGAATCCGAAAACCAAAGAACGAATCGAAACCGCAATTTTACGGCCTTTCGCCCATCGCGCCACCAGGACATGGCGTGCCCATGGCAGGTTCAGGCAAAAACCTCGGTCTTTCGGCGGGCCGCGTGCCTGCCGAAAGAAAGTAGTCTAAACTACGGCCAATAAAAGTAGGTCAGGCCTTGGCCTGACGCCGAATCGCTATCGATTTTCCACCCCCAACGGCCGTTCGTCAGGCCGAGGCCTGACCGACAAATACGCTTATGAAACGCAACGACAAGTTCCCCGGCTTCCCGAAGCAAACGGTCACGTTCCTCCGCCAGCTGCGGAAGAACAACAACAAAGCGTGGTTCGACGAGCATCGGGGCGACTACGACCAATACTTCGTCACCCCGGCCAAGGCGTTTGTCGAAGCGGTCGGTAAGAAGCTGCCGCGGTTGTCGCCGCGATTGGTCGCCCAGCCGCGGATCAATGGTTCGATCTATCGGATCAACCGCGACATCCGCTTCAGCAAAGACAAGACGCCGTACAAGGATCACCTCGATTTTCTCTTTTGGGAAGAGGACAAAAAGTCGAGCCCGTCGGCGCTCTTCTTGCGGGTCAGTCCCGATGGCCTGTTCCTGGGCGCGGGGGCGTATGCCTGTCCGGACCTGCTGAAGAAGCTGCGTCCCGCGATCACGCATTCGATCTTCGGCCCCGAGTTGGCGGGCATCGCCAAGAAGCTGCGAAGGTCAGGGCACGAGATTCTGGGAAAGCACTACAAACGCTTCCCCCGCGACTTTCCCCAAGATGGCCCTGCGGCCGAGTTCCTGCTCCACAACTCGCTATATGTGGTAGCGGAAGAGCCGTTGGAGTTAGCCTACTCGCCGGAGGTCGTCGATCAGGCGATTGCGCGGTGGAAGAAGATGCTGCCGCTGCATGAGTGGTTGATGAATCACGGGTAGGACCAAGCCGATGGACGACGTTGACGAAGCGCTGGTCGAGCGGATTCGCCCCTTCATGCGGCGGCGGAAGGGGTACGCTGAAAAGAAAATGTTCGGCGGTCTTTGCTTCTTTATCAACGGCAACATGACGGTCGGCCCCTGGAAGGGATCGCTGATCGTCCGCCTGGCGAAAGAAGACCACGAGAAAAACCAGCGTCGCCCGCACGCAACGCCGATGGATATCACCGGCAAAGTGATGAAAGGCTGGGTAAAGGTGGAGCCGGCCGG
The genomic region above belongs to Blastopirellula retiformator and contains:
- a CDS encoding DUF2461 domain-containing protein; this encodes MKRNDKFPGFPKQTVTFLRQLRKNNNKAWFDEHRGDYDQYFVTPAKAFVEAVGKKLPRLSPRLVAQPRINGSIYRINRDIRFSKDKTPYKDHLDFLFWEEDKKSSPSALFLRVSPDGLFLGAGAYACPDLLKKLRPAITHSIFGPELAGIAKKLRRSGHEILGKHYKRFPRDFPQDGPAAEFLLHNSLYVVAEEPLELAYSPEVVDQAIARWKKMLPLHEWLMNHG
- the rnc gene encoding ribonuclease III → MSESSETLSRSDDSIERCEERIGYWFQEKSLLKSALTHASGASHRLESNERLEFLGDAILGSVVCEALFLRYTNFLEGDLTRIKSVVVSRLTCAKLSRELGLEEFLIVGKGMSSSPSVPPSLLADVFEAIIAAIYLDGGPKAAEEFVMRNLEDEIEAAVSGEAGANFKSALQQYAQREHGATPSYLLLDEKGPDHSKCFQVAAQVAGVRYGAAWGRNKKEAEQRAAENALCEIEGGPAEHITE
- a CDS encoding response regulator, which produces MQTEITQRTILAGLRILVAEDNELNRQLLEIILSSGGADVTQVCDGEEAVAVFDPAQFDLAILDICMPKLDGLATLTKIRDRDPDFPAAALTACARSEDRDACMAAGFQLFLTKPIMPADLLRAITLLAETRVVCSVN
- the mgtE gene encoding magnesium transporter, which gives rise to MMNLLYLPELREMLAENDHEGLLEFCTALHPARTAEFMEALTAEEVWNVLRHADTQLASEIFAYFEHPFQVEIIESRDPAEVAEMISCMSADDRVDLLSGVEDETVNAILALLSLEERRDFHRLARYPEGVAGAIMTTEVARLPEILTVRQALDEIMRQAENLETIYYVYVTDDNDRLHGVVSTRQLVSSLGKPDRKLSELMEPEVIHAQVTEDQEEVLRKMADYDLLAIPVVDDTLQLVGIITHDDILDVVLEEAEEDAYRAAAVEPLEESYLQTPVLTLSWKRGVWLTILFGGALLTVMTLSQFEEELNKYAWLVPFIPLVISTGGNTGNQSATLIIMALNKGDVSIYDWLTVLRREMLMGLILGSLLCVFGFGIAMIEAPSLWAALVVPITVIVVVLAGTIVGSMLPLLFKSLNLDPALMSNPFVAGVIDLVGILIYMSVTILLLGE
- the dapA gene encoding 4-hydroxy-tetrahydrodipicolinate synthase, with product MSRKGSEFAGVWTAIVTPFKDGNVDYDRLKEQVEFQIAAGVTGLCPVGTTGESPTLSHEEHERVISSVIETAAGRVKIMPGTGSNSTAEALRLTMWAAQEGADAALMVAPYYNKPTQNGFYEHFKAVAEAVDVPICVYNIPGRAAKNIEPCTIAKLAELKNIALVKDATGSMDQTSQVLERTDLTVLSGDDSMTIPMMSVGGEGVISVVGNIVPQDLVAMVKAMAAGNLAEAQERHFKLFGLCRELLGLSTNPIPIKAAMKMLGRDTGELRLPMTNLEASEETQLRATLTKYGQL
- a CDS encoding pyridoxine 5'-phosphate synthase, producing the protein MPNLGVNIDHVATVRQARRTNEPDPVWAAALAEIGGADCITLHLREDRRHIQDRDLRIIRETAKVKVNLELATAEDVLKLACEVKPDQATLVPERREEVTTEGGLDLLRSPEKNKAAIHRLQDAGIAVSLFLDPEPAQLVMARKLGATSVELHTGQYALTQGAAREKELEKLTHAGQQICDLGMELLAGHGLTYSNVLPVAAIPKMRELNIGHSIIARAMMVGMEQAVHDMKRLITGLITT
- a CDS encoding TfoX/Sxy family protein; translation: MDDVDEALVERIRPFMRRRKGYAEKKMFGGLCFFINGNMTVGPWKGSLIVRLAKEDHEKNQRRPHATPMDITGKVMKGWVKVEPAGIAADEDLKLWIDQAVAYARTLPAK
- a CDS encoding glycosyltransferase family 4 protein; translated protein: MRSILYLCEYGTLNGGENSLLSILPYVMSVGWRPIVLGPSAGDLAARVRKTGAEYDAWDVADGAGRKRPLEALRAELPQLVARHRADIVHANSLSMSRVLGPVETPDVIKVGHLRDILKLNRRVITDLNQLDGRIAVSHATLDFHVSQGLLDESTRVIYNGVATTVFFPGEPTGYLHRELNLPREKQLFAIIGQIGMRKGIEIALQAFTSNGQAHLLVIGDRFSQKDEAIEYEASLRQIVAERRQTADVTFLPFRHDLPQLLRELTALVHAARQEPLGRVLLEAAATGLPVVATSAGGTREIFGDDAAEIVPIDDVDAMARALDRLIFDPAYRAQLGRKAQARCGLFTPGKSTSQIARFYNDLLARS